One window from the genome of Myxococcales bacterium encodes:
- a CDS encoding response regulator transcription factor: MALTRKATGPIRVAVVADEPAGRAELLPLLGSIELTVVEPGRAEVFLWDPGHGHELVAKRLARLEHMDVPVVVVLDDASLAQEALRGRARGVLLREHLGNGIVAALQAAAMGLTVLDPDIASYTALQTEAKPRSGSVDLTDRESQVVELLAEGMSNKLIAARLGISDHTAKFHVTGVMGKLGATSRTEAVVEAVRRGLVNL, from the coding sequence ATGGCCCTTACGCGGAAGGCCACCGGCCCTATCCGCGTCGCCGTGGTGGCCGATGAGCCAGCCGGGCGGGCGGAACTTTTACCGCTCCTTGGCTCGATCGAGCTGACGGTGGTTGAGCCAGGGCGCGCCGAGGTTTTTTTATGGGATCCAGGCCACGGGCATGAGCTGGTCGCCAAGCGCTTGGCGCGGCTTGAGCATATGGATGTACCCGTCGTGGTGGTCCTGGATGATGCATCGCTGGCGCAAGAGGCGCTGCGAGGCCGCGCCCGGGGCGTTTTGCTGCGCGAACACCTCGGCAATGGCATCGTCGCCGCGCTGCAAGCCGCGGCTATGGGCCTAACCGTGCTCGATCCCGACATTGCGAGCTACACCGCGTTGCAAACCGAGGCAAAGCCCAGGTCCGGGAGTGTCGATCTAACAGATCGCGAATCGCAGGTCGTGGAGCTCTTGGCCGAGGGCATGTCCAACAAGCTCATCGCAGCGAGGCTTGGCATCAGTGACCATACCGCCAAATTCCACGTCACCGGCGTGATGGGCAAGCTGGGCGCAACCTCGCGCACTGAAGCCGTCGTCGAGGCGGTGCGCCGCGGCTTGGTAAATTTGTAA